Part of the Aquimarina sp. MAR_2010_214 genome is shown below.
AACCTTAAACTCGGTATCAGTTCGTAATCCGTATGCAGAATACTTGAGTTTACCATCCTCAGTTTTTAAACCAAGAAGAACCAACAGCCATTATTTACAATTTATAGAAGCCGTTACCTTTTACTGCCAGTGGCAGAGGCAGAAAAAATATGACGAGGAAACGGGGGAAGAATATATAGAAACCACAATCCAAGATATAGAACAAGCTAACGAACTGATCAAAGAAGTATTATTACATAAAAGTGATACCATCACAGGAGCAGCCAGAAATCATTTAGAAAAGCTTAAAACTTATTTAAAAGAAAATAACCAGACAACATTTACTAATGCCGAAATCCGAAAGCAGCTACATCTTAAAGAAAGTACATTACGAGGCTATCACAAACAACTACAGGAAGAAGGGTATATAAAAAGAATGAGGCATAAAAAGACTAAAAGTTATTGTTTTGAAATCACCGATATGAAGGAGTATGATTGGCTCAAATCCAATATTGACAATGCTTTAAAGAGTTGCATACTACAGATAGAACTCGCAACCCCGCAACCAACCCGCAAGTCACCTAGTTGCGAATCCAAAAGTAAGAAAGCCAGTTAATTAACTGCTACTCGCTACAAAATCACAAAAAACACATACCCTATGAAAAAAAGTAAGCTACAAAATGCTGGCTATAGAACTCTATTGACCAATTTTAGCGAATGGTTGGACATATTGGGTTATAGTGATGCGATGCAAAAGAACTATCCTGCACAACTCTGTGAGTTCTTCTACTGGTTAGAACAAAACGATATTACTCATATTGATTATATACAAGATCATCATATCAGGAATTACTACAACCATTTAAAACAACGACCCAATAAGACAAGAGGTGGCGGACTAAGCAATATCTATCTTAATAATCACCTGCAATCCTTACACAAGTTTAGGGAATACTTAAAAAAGCACAATGCAAAACCCTTTAATCTACCCATCAAAAGGGAAAAGGAAACTATAGCAGAAAAGCTAAATATAGTATCGCAAGAAGAAATCAAAGACTTGTTTATGGCAACGAATTACAGCAATCCATTACCAAGATTTAGGGCAAGACAAAAAGCAGTATTAGTCTGTTTGTACAGTTGTGGTATGCGAAGAAATGAAGTGTTGAACATAGAAATATCAGATATCCTTTTTGATAAAGAACGAATCTACGTCAGAAAAGGTAAAAACTATAAAGAACGCTTTATACCCATCAATTTATACAACCTACAAATACTAGAAGATTATGTGTACGATACACGGATGAACTTTAAAAAGTCAAGTGAGAGCAACTATGTTTTTATTACCGAACATAGTATCAAAATGAGTGGAGCTACTTTAGAAAACGATTTAAAACAGATTATAAAAGCTACAGAAGATAGGATACTACTCGAAAGAAATATTACGCCACACGCCTTACGTCACAGTATTGCTACCCACTTTTTACAAGCAGGCATGAAGATCGAGGATATACAACAGTTTTTAGGACATAGCAGTCTGGAATCAACACAAATCTATACACATATTTTAAAAGAAAACTAATGGAATATCGAGAGTATTTACACCAAGAAAATTATAGTAAGACCACAATAGTACATTATCTAAAACGTATTACAGAATTTACGGGATGGCTTAAAAAGCGAAGGGTTACAGCAAGCGAGATCGATTATAAAACCTGTATGAAATACATCAAATACCTACAACAAAAAAAGATCAAACCCCAAACAATCAATAATCACCTGGTAACGATTAGAAATTACTTTGATTACCTGATAGAGCGAGCAGAGCGAAGCGAAAACCCATTAGAAGATGTATCTGTAAAAGGTACTGTAAAAAAGATGTTGCACAATCTTTTAGAGCCAGACGAACTAGAAGATCTATACTACAGTTATGAAACCGAGAAGTTTAACAGGAACGCTAACGGCTTTGCTAAATATGCAGCAAAACGTAATAAAATTATTGTTGGGCTAATCGTATATCAAGGTTTAAATGCTACCCATCTAAAAAGCCTAAACTTAGAAGATGTACAATTAAAAAAAGGTAAAATCTATGTTCCTGCAACCCGTAGGAGCAATGCCAGAGAAATAGAATTAAAACCTTGGCAAATCATTGATTTTATCGAATATCTAGACCAAATCCGACCACAAATAGCCAAAAACAACGATCTGCACAATCAAGAATTATTAATCCCACAAAAGTGCTTTAATGATATGCTACGAATAGGAATCTTAAAAAGATTAAAAAAGATCAATCATAAAGTCATTAATGTAAATCAATTACGAGCCTCTGTAATCTGTAATTGGTTAGGCCAATACAATATCCGTAAAGTTCAATATCTGGCAGGACATAAACACATCGGTTCTACAGAATCCTATAAACAAAACAATCTGGAAAGCTTGCACGAAGCAATCAACCAGTTCCATCCAATACATTAAATTACAAAACCCATCCTTATGAAAATAGAACTTATCATTACCGACAAAGAGGAATTAAATTATTTACAAAGTTCCTTAGCCGCAGCAATACATCAATTAGCCATATCAGAAAAAAACCATGAAGATAGTATTTATTGGTTATCACAAATCTTACTTTTATCTTACGAGTAGTATAATAATCAAGTGACTCCCTACGGTCGGCATATTATTATGGGCGCAGACAAAAAAGTCTTTGCCCATAAGCTGTTATAAGGTGTTCCTTCGTCACTCGTTCCCTGCTTCGCCAGTTGCTATCGCACCATAATCACTTCCTCGCCTTCGGTCGTCAGCAATTATTACTGGTCTTCGCGGGACTCCTTCCTCCATCACCCGTAGCTACTTTTTTGCTTAAAAACAATAAGGTACGCTATCGCTAAATACTAAATTAAGCAAAACCGCTACTTCATGGGCTACGCCGCTTAGTCGCAACCTAGCCGATTATTTATGTGGAAGTTAATATCTGATAAAGAAGAACACATAAAAATCGTCTGGCACACAAAACCACTACGTTCCTTTTTGTGTGTCGGTTGCTCCACTACGCTTTGGCTACGCCTTTGTCTTCTGCGTTCGCCACGCAGGCATCTTCAATCGCCAGATAGCTATGATCAATCTTGAAGCTGAAGCACTACACTTACAGCCTTTGCGCACTTCAGCTTCAAGATCAATCGATCTTACTCAAACGGAAAATATTTTAAGAAAAAGTGGAATGCGGTGGCTGATGTAGTAGGTCTTCCGCTTTTTATTAAAATACTAGCCTTAATGGCGATTGAATGACCCCACAATGCTTAGAATCACGTCTACGACACGATTATATGTGTATAATACTATAATATCTCTCCTAAAAATAGCTTGTTAGAAGTCAAAATCTTTAAGTGTAGTAGTCGGTGCGCGGCTATTTTATATAAACCCTGTTATAGACCCTGACTAAAGGGAAGTGCGGGTATAATAAGGATTATGTAAAGATAGCTTTGGTGACGTTCGCTGGCAATAGTAGTAACAAATACAGAATGCTGTAATGTAGGTATACTCTAAATTATTACTTTAGCATAGCAGACAGATATATGACAGGTAGGACGTTCTTTTTTTTAGCAGTTTTAACAGGTGTCTGGGAAAAATGTGACCGCAAAATTTATTTTTGGGCGTAAATGGTGACCATTTAGGGAACATAAGACTATCCTACAAAGACCGCGACAATGATGGCAAAATTGATGTTGTGCGAAATAACATAGATATTGATGGAGATAATGACAACCTTCACGAAATTATCCAAATACAGGATTACTATCCTTTTGGATTAGAAATAGAATATGGTGCAGATCATCCTAATTCACTAATTACAGGAAGTAATGAACATCCATATAAATTTCAGGGAGTTGAGCTTAATGAAGATTTAGGACTTAACTTATATGAAATGGATTTTAGGCAATATGATCCCGCAATTGGTAGGTTTACTTCTACCGATCCACTAGCAGAAGAAAGAAATTGGTTAACGCCTTATAATTTTGTTCAAAATAATCCTATTTTAAGGATTGATCCAAGTGGATTGTTAGATGATTATGGAATTGATCAGCAAGGGAATATCTCTCTACTTCAAAAAACAGATGACAATACAGATACTCTTTATGCAACAACAACTAATGAAAACGGAGAAACGGTTAAAGATGAAAGTAAAGGCTCGGTTACAGTAGGTAAGGAATCAGATGGCAGTAGTATAGTTTCTGATCTGGCAAACAATATGACTACTGAACAATATGATGATTATGGGATAACTAAAGAAAGAAGCGTGAGTATTGCTGTTACAGATGAAAAGAATAAAAACGATGTTTTTAAAGTTTTTAAGTTTGCAGCAGATAACTCAAATGTAGAATGGAGTGTCGGTAAAATTAATTATCAAGGTTTAGGTACTAACTATCAAATAGGAACTTATCACGAGAGACATTTATCACCAGGAATTCGAAACTCAAAAATAGGGAGTCCTTTGGGATTACTTCATTCACATCCTAATCAATTAACAAATAGTGAGAGAAATGAAAGTTTAGGAGGAGACACATCTGTTTCTACAAACTTTCTAAGAAGATACGGTGCAAATAAACCTTATTTAATATACTTTCCTAGTACTCAAAATACCACTAGATTATTACTGCCAAGAGAGGATTTTCTCATTGGGTCAACAGTAAGAAAGAGAAATAATCAAAAAATAAAATTTTAAATATGAAATGGTATATAATATCTTGTTTTGTATTACCCATAGTAATTATTGGATGTAATTCAAATGATAGGAAAGATGAGAAAAATAATTTGATTGACGAAGAATTAGCTAAAGTCATTGATAAGTATATTGAATATAAACCAATAGAAATAACGTACGGAGAAGGTTTGAAGAAATATTATGCAAAAGGTTTTTCTCATCCTTCTTATCATATATACTTTGAAAAGGTAAAAAATGACACTTTATTTACAATAACTTTATTTCCTCAATTACATACTTTTGAATTAGAACCTCGAGCTACAGAAGACAAGGATGAAGATGTTTTTTTAGCAACGTACCCAAAGGGATTTTTTACTTATAAAAATAAATATCCTATAATAGTCTTTGATAAAAAGTCTATTGCTAACAAATTCTATAATAGGGAAGTACTACATTCTATTGCCGATACCCTTATTACAACTAATTATGATGATATCAGAGATTATCAAGCAGATAAATGGATTTATAAAATGGAAAATGGAAAAATATCTAATAGAATAAATTTATAATAAAGCCCAGTTCCGTAAAGTCTCCTGACTTAGCGTACATTAATAAAGTAAAGAAAGTCACAACGTGTAGAAATGTTGTGGCTTTTTATGTTTTATGCAGCATATAAAGACTACATTTTTAAGGTCAAAAATGTAATTTGGTCAAAAACAGGGTTTAAAAAAGCATTAAAATATTATTGTAATAAACTGTTTTGTAGTCTATTATGAAATAGCACTACATTTTTGATGTTAAAAATGCATGGTAATTATATATAGTAATAAAAGAAGTTAAATATAAAGTTTATTAAAACTATGAGTTTTGTTATGTAAGTTGTTTTTGTATATCTTTTTGAAATACGAAAGCTTTAAGCATTGCTTTTACACTAGTAATATCTTCATTATTTAATAACTGTACTTTGTGAAATAATTGTAGTAGTTCCTCATCA
Proteins encoded:
- a CDS encoding tyrosine-type recombinase/integrase, with product MKKSKLQNAGYRTLLTNFSEWLDILGYSDAMQKNYPAQLCEFFYWLEQNDITHIDYIQDHHIRNYYNHLKQRPNKTRGGGLSNIYLNNHLQSLHKFREYLKKHNAKPFNLPIKREKETIAEKLNIVSQEEIKDLFMATNYSNPLPRFRARQKAVLVCLYSCGMRRNEVLNIEISDILFDKERIYVRKGKNYKERFIPINLYNLQILEDYVYDTRMNFKKSSESNYVFITEHSIKMSGATLENDLKQIIKATEDRILLERNITPHALRHSIATHFLQAGMKIEDIQQFLGHSSLESTQIYTHILKEN
- a CDS encoding RHS repeat-associated core domain-containing protein; amino-acid sequence: MGVNGDHLGNIRLSYKDRDNDGKIDVVRNNIDIDGDNDNLHEIIQIQDYYPFGLEIEYGADHPNSLITGSNEHPYKFQGVELNEDLGLNLYEMDFRQYDPAIGRFTSTDPLAEERNWLTPYNFVQNNPILRIDPSGLLDDYGIDQQGNISLLQKTDDNTDTLYATTTNENGETVKDESKGSVTVGKESDGSSIVSDLANNMTTEQYDDYGITKERSVSIAVTDEKNKNDVFKVFKFAADNSNVEWSVGKINYQGLGTNYQIGTYHERHLSPGIRNSKIGSPLGLLHSHPNQLTNSERNESLGGDTSVSTNFLRRYGANKPYLIYFPSTQNTTRLLLPREDFLIGSTVRKRNNQKIKF
- a CDS encoding site-specific integrase codes for the protein MEYREYLHQENYSKTTIVHYLKRITEFTGWLKKRRVTASEIDYKTCMKYIKYLQQKKIKPQTINNHLVTIRNYFDYLIERAERSENPLEDVSVKGTVKKMLHNLLEPDELEDLYYSYETEKFNRNANGFAKYAAKRNKIIVGLIVYQGLNATHLKSLNLEDVQLKKGKIYVPATRRSNAREIELKPWQIIDFIEYLDQIRPQIAKNNDLHNQELLIPQKCFNDMLRIGILKRLKKINHKVINVNQLRASVICNWLGQYNIRKVQYLAGHKHIGSTESYKQNNLESLHEAINQFHPIH